A single genomic interval of Zingiber officinale cultivar Zhangliang chromosome 4A, Zo_v1.1, whole genome shotgun sequence harbors:
- the LOC121971482 gene encoding endoglucanase 24-like: MGAKYTKGCTGWLIVLVVAALVVAAVFFAVKKKHHHRDVLPVPGPPGALDQKYADALGVALQFFQVQKSGKLVDNKITWRGDSALDDGKEAGLDLSKGMYDAGDHMKFGFPMAYTATVLSWSILEYGDQMSAAKQLDPALDALKWITDYLINAHPSDNVLYVQVGDPDIDHKCWERPETMTDNRPVTQVNKSAPGSDVAAETAAAMAAASLVFKSTDSRYSDVLLRHAEKLFTFADNYRGIYSNSIPKVQTFYNSTGYGDELLWAASWLYHATGDLSYLNYATVKNGNTFADWGRPTWFSWDDKRAGTQILLSRVHFFGATQFSSGEMNGLRSYRDTAEAVMCGLLPDSPTATSSRTEGGLVWIDEWNALQHPVAASFLAVVYSDYMLTSRTPEIQCSGKTFTPSDLRTFATSQVDYILGNNPMKLSYLVGYGDSYPQQVHHRGASIPVDANTGCKGFQWLSSTEKNPNVAMGALVGGPFKNDSYIDLRNNSMQSEPSTYNNAALVGLLSGLVTTSSVATSLR, translated from the exons ATGGGGGCGAAGTACACGAAGGGGTGCACCGGGTGGCTGATCGTGCTCGTGGTGGCGGCACTGGTCGTTGCCGCCGTCTTCTTTGCCGTCAAGAAGAAGCACCACCACAGAGACGTTCTCCCCGTGCCGGGGCCGCCAGGGGCCCTCGACCAGAAATACGCTGATGCGCTTGGAGTGGCTTTGCAGTTCTTCCAAGTTCAGAAAT CGGGTAAACTGGTCGATAACAAGATCACTTGGAGAGGGGACTCAGCTTTGGACGATGGAAAAGAAGCGGGATTGGATCTCTCTAAAGGAATGTATGATGCAGGTGATCACATGAAATTTGGTTTTCCGATGGCATATACTGCAACAGTGTTATCATGGTCGATCCTTGAATATGGGGACCAAATGTCTGCTGCCAAGCAGCTGGATCCGGCTCTAGATGCTCTCAAGTGGATCACAGATTATTTGATCAATGCCCACCCTTCTGACAATGTGCTATATGTCCAG GTTGGAGATCCTGATATAGATCACAAATGTTGGGAAAGACCAGAAACAATGACTGATAATAGACCAGTTACTCAGGTTAACAAATCTGCACCTGGAAGTGATGTGGCTGCTGAAACAGCTGCAGCCATGGCTGCAGCTtcgttagttttcaaaagtactGACAGTAGATATTCAGATGTCCTCCTTCGACATGCTGAGAAATTATTTACTTTTGCTGATAATTATAGAGGTATCTACAGCAACAGCATTCCGAAGGTCCAGACTTTCTATAATTCTACTGGATATGGGGACGAACTCTTGTGGGCAGCTAGTTGGCTTTATCATGCCACTGGTGACCTAAGTTATTTAAATTATGCTACGGTAAAGAATGGAAATACTTTTGCCGACTGGGGTAGACCAACTTGGTTCAGCTGGGATGACAAACGAGCTGGTACTCAG ATACTTTTGTCCAGAGTGCATTTCTTTGGCGCAACACAATTTTCGAGTGGAGAGATGAATGGCCTCCGATCGTATAGAGACACAGCTGAAGCTGTTATGTGTGGTTTGTTACCAGATTCTCCGACCGCCACTTCTAGTAGAACAGAAG GTGGCTTGGTATGGATAGATGAGTGGAATGCTCTTCAACATCCTGTGGCTGCATCATTCTTGGCTGTCGTTTACAGTGACTACATGCTTACTTCTCGCACGCCAGAAATACAATGCAGTGGGAAAACTTTCACCCCGTCTGATCTCCGAACCTTCGCTACATCCCAG GTGGATTATATCTTGGGAAACAATCCAATGAAGCTTAGCTACCTTGTGGGATATGGAGATAGCTACCCGCAACAGGTTCACCATAGGGGAGCATCGATTCCTGTAGACGCCAACACGGGATGTAAGGGTTTCCAGTGGCTCTCTTCTACTGAGAAGAATCCAAATGTAGCCATGGGAGCACTTGTGGGAGGACCATTTAAGAATGACTCATACATCGATCTGCGAAACAACTCAATGCAGAGTGAGCCTAGTACCTACAACAATGCTGCACTTGTCGGATTGTTATCTGGCCTGGTTACCACCTCGAGTGTAGCCACTTCCTTGCGCTGA